One window of the Candidatus Cloacimonadota bacterium genome contains the following:
- a CDS encoding CCA tRNA nucleotidyltransferase → MKLEELRQNLADAICGSRFETKTYFVGGCVRNQLLRRPIQLSDVDIAVELPDGGIALANFLAEKEGLSQPKTHPDFGTASMEYLGIQLEFVMTRGEHYRPGSRFPEVRFATLVEDCLRRDFTVNALYMKIVDGTILDPDGRGLRDLEKRLLRSIREPRKSFQEDPLRILRALRFAAVLDLEIEKQTWEALRESASLIQNLSQNNIQDEMKRMNQTITPTQSKRWEELTKLCAISIK, encoded by the coding sequence GTGAAACTGGAGGAATTGCGTCAAAACCTTGCTGACGCCATCTGTGGCAGCCGTTTCGAGACGAAGACATATTTTGTGGGCGGCTGTGTCCGGAATCAGCTTTTACGGCGTCCCATCCAGCTTTCGGACGTGGACATCGCTGTGGAACTTCCCGATGGTGGCATCGCTCTGGCAAACTTTTTGGCAGAAAAAGAGGGGTTGTCACAACCCAAAACGCATCCAGATTTCGGAACGGCGAGCATGGAATACCTGGGCATTCAACTGGAATTTGTGATGACCCGTGGTGAGCATTACCGCCCGGGAAGCCGCTTTCCAGAAGTGCGTTTTGCCACTTTGGTGGAAGACTGTTTGCGGCGGGATTTCACCGTTAACGCACTTTATATGAAAATTGTGGATGGCACCATTCTAGACCCAGATGGAAGGGGGCTTCGCGACCTTGAAAAGCGTTTGCTGCGCAGCATTCGTGAGCCACGAAAGTCTTTTCAAGAGGATCCGCTCAGGATTTTGCGTGCTTTGCGTTTTGCCGCTGTGCTCGATCTTGAAATTGAAAAACAAACTTGGGAAGCCCTGCGCGAATCGGCTTCCCTAATCCAAAACCTCAGCCAAAACAATATCCAGGATGAGATGAAGCGCATGAATCAAACAATCACCCCGACTCAATCAAAAAGATGGGAAGAACTGACTAAACTCTGCGCGATTTCAATTAAGTGA
- a CDS encoding Rne/Rng family ribonuclease: protein MRKDKFHTEIVVNVHPMEKRVAVLEDNKLVELFVERKDKQNVVGNIYKGIVKDVLPGMGAAFIEIGLERTAFLHYSDIVTDFLDMFESDSKQRPRLNPKDSSQIGNLLKSGQEIVVQVHKGPLGSKGARLTGQISIPGKYLVLFPNKNKIAISRKIYSQNERGRIRNILSSFKDPSFGLIVRTEAEGCEEDELRAEYKALTKTWKLIDKQIKHLKGPVCVFEENALENYLIRDLFGENVDRLIIDNKAFAKSIIRHLEDFSPELIPAVEIYKEDSPIFDAWGIEKKIDSVFHSRIYLPSGGNIKIEQTEALVAIDINTGSFTGKTNYEETIKKTNLEAAAEIARQIRLRDLSGVIIIDFIDMLNEQNKQEVLDTLRKGLRRDRAKNKVYSFTELGLVEVTRKRMRSTLIANFSVTCPTCHGTGRVISNDTLLMRIHRWLSRADYFIQNSRLRLKVNPELADHIAKNSGVLNAYKDQIDIQSDPDIRLEQFRFFKLPGGEDITSKFN, encoded by the coding sequence ATGAGAAAAGATAAATTTCACACAGAGATAGTGGTAAACGTGCACCCCATGGAAAAAAGGGTGGCCGTTTTGGAAGATAACAAACTGGTGGAGCTCTTTGTAGAGCGCAAAGACAAGCAAAATGTGGTTGGCAACATCTATAAAGGCATCGTGAAAGACGTTTTACCCGGCATGGGCGCAGCCTTCATCGAGATTGGTCTCGAGCGCACCGCTTTTTTGCATTATTCAGACATCGTCACAGACTTTTTGGATATGTTTGAAAGCGATAGCAAACAGCGTCCCCGCCTCAACCCAAAGGATTCCTCCCAGATTGGAAACCTGTTAAAATCCGGACAGGAAATTGTTGTGCAGGTCCACAAAGGACCCTTGGGCTCAAAAGGTGCCCGCCTCACCGGTCAAATCTCCATCCCTGGAAAATACCTGGTGCTTTTCCCGAATAAAAACAAAATTGCCATCTCCCGCAAAATCTATAGCCAAAACGAGCGCGGCCGCATCCGCAACATCCTGTCCTCATTCAAAGACCCCAGTTTTGGGCTGATTGTGCGCACCGAAGCCGAAGGCTGTGAAGAAGACGAACTCCGAGCCGAATACAAAGCTCTCACCAAAACTTGGAAATTAATCGATAAACAGATTAAACACCTCAAAGGCCCGGTCTGCGTATTTGAGGAAAACGCCCTCGAAAACTACCTCATCCGCGACCTTTTTGGCGAAAACGTGGACCGGCTCATCATCGACAACAAGGCCTTCGCCAAAAGCATTATCCGCCACCTCGAAGATTTTTCACCGGAGCTCATCCCCGCCGTCGAAATCTATAAGGAAGATTCCCCAATTTTCGACGCTTGGGGCATAGAAAAGAAAATCGATTCCGTTTTCCATTCCCGCATCTACCTTCCCAGCGGAGGAAATATCAAAATTGAGCAAACCGAAGCGCTGGTGGCCATCGATATCAACACCGGCAGCTTCACCGGCAAAACAAACTATGAGGAAACCATCAAAAAAACGAACCTGGAAGCCGCTGCCGAAATAGCCAGACAAATCAGGCTGCGCGACCTTTCGGGGGTCATTATCATCGATTTCATAGACATGCTGAACGAGCAAAACAAGCAGGAAGTTTTGGACACCCTGCGCAAGGGTCTGCGCCGCGACCGTGCCAAAAACAAGGTTTATAGCTTCACCGAACTGGGGCTGGTGGAAGTTACACGCAAACGTATGCGTTCCACGCTGATAGCAAACTTTTCCGTCACCTGCCCCACCTGCCACGGCACCGGAAGAGTTATCTCGAACGACACACTTTTAATGCGCATCCACCGTTGGTTGAGCCGTGCTGATTATTTTATCCAAAACTCACGCCTGCGCCTGAAAGTCAATCCGGAGCTTGCAGACCATATTGCCAAAAACAGCGGCGTGTTAAACGCCTATAAAGACCAGATTGATATTCAATCCGACCCGGATATCAGGCTGGAACAATTCAGGTTTTTCAAACTCCCCGGTGGTGAGGATATCACCAGCAAGTTTAATTGA
- the hemW gene encoding radical SAM family heme chaperone HemW, protein MAESRAPAVYLHIPFCLKRCPYCSFFSQNLSREVLSEYLEALDGEIILWQKKDPSLKKARTLYFGGGTPSLLSSEQILRISGHFGLEPGAEVTLEVNPEQINPKWLGKLATTPVNRLSLGLQSFDDEELAWLGRRSKSEDYPRLVKLCRDFGFENISLDFIYGLPGSDAEGLKCNLDKYLELEPEHISAYLLTPDEDTALGKKLASGEQVPLPDDENLAAHYKALRQKLLAAGFEHYEISNFCRPGRSSIHNLSYWKNQPYLGLGASASGWLPPLRYTNPASQKEYTEFIQRGELPFTGEEYRPHEAWADHFMMGMRLLEGVDLDELQNLYGCDPLRGKEAEIQRLRAAGLIELVGRRLRLTPAALFVSNAVIAELL, encoded by the coding sequence ATGGCAGAGAGCAGGGCTCCAGCCGTCTATCTGCACATCCCATTTTGCCTGAAACGCTGTCCTTATTGCTCTTTTTTTAGCCAAAATCTTTCCCGTGAGGTGCTTTCAGAATACCTGGAGGCTCTGGATGGTGAGATCATACTTTGGCAAAAAAAGGACCCATCCCTCAAAAAAGCCAGAACTCTGTATTTTGGCGGAGGAACACCCTCGCTGCTGAGCTCGGAGCAGATTCTGAGAATCAGTGGGCATTTCGGCTTGGAGCCGGGGGCGGAAGTCACTTTGGAGGTGAATCCTGAACAGATAAATCCAAAATGGCTGGGAAAGCTGGCCACAACCCCGGTAAATCGTCTCTCGCTTGGCTTGCAAAGCTTTGATGATGAAGAGCTTGCCTGGCTGGGACGGCGGAGCAAATCTGAAGACTATCCCCGCCTTGTGAAGCTTTGCCGGGATTTTGGTTTTGAAAACATTTCCTTGGATTTTATCTACGGTCTGCCTGGTTCGGATGCCGAGGGTCTTAAATGTAATCTGGACAAGTATTTGGAATTGGAGCCGGAGCATATTTCCGCCTATTTGCTAACACCGGATGAGGATACAGCCTTGGGGAAAAAGCTCGCCAGCGGGGAGCAGGTCCCTCTGCCGGATGACGAAAACCTGGCAGCGCACTACAAAGCGCTGCGGCAAAAGCTGTTGGCGGCAGGGTTTGAACACTATGAAATCTCAAATTTCTGCCGTCCAGGACGCTCCTCCATCCACAACCTGAGCTATTGGAAAAACCAGCCATATCTTGGTTTGGGGGCTTCGGCTTCGGGCTGGCTGCCACCGCTGCGCTATACAAATCCCGCCAGCCAGAAAGAATATACGGAATTTATCCAACGGGGTGAATTGCCTTTCACTGGCGAAGAATACCGCCCCCACGAGGCTTGGGCGGATCATTTTATGATGGGAATGCGGCTTCTGGAAGGAGTGGATCTGGATGAGTTGCAAAACCTCTACGGCTGTGACCCTCTGCGGGGGAAAGAGGCGGAAATCCAGAGACTGCGTGCTGCGGGGCTGATTGAGCTTGTTGGTCGACGTTTGCGGTTGACGCCGGCGGCTCTGTTTGTGTCGAACGCTGTGATTGCGGAGCTATTGTGA
- a CDS encoding iron-containing alcohol dehydrogenase, which yields MESFSFHNPTRVHYGAGMIKEIGPEMKSAGVRKCLLVAGGGSIKENNVYRQVCESLEAAGIQRVEAWGVQANPTLEKTRELIELAKKEGVDSILAVGGGSVIDSAKATAAGFYLNDIWAAYTGEEAVEKALPIFTVLTLSASGSEMNGGAVITNTELKQKWGMTSPLLFPKVSIVDPAVQCSLPFHQTVNGALDAIAHILEYFFMDERAEATLAINSALLRTIIAMTDRLQENSCDLSARMNLAWSVTLALNGISGAGLGGGDWACHAIEHAFSVLDPRIAHGEGLGVIFPAWIEYVSERDPSRFSLWAREVHDSDSVSHALRRFRDKIQSWGSATSLSELGIRQNQLPELRDIILDSGELGKVIKLGPADIEALLMLAF from the coding sequence ATGGAATCCTTTAGTTTCCACAACCCCACCCGGGTCCATTATGGTGCCGGGATGATAAAAGAGATTGGGCCCGAGATGAAAAGCGCCGGTGTGCGCAAATGTCTCTTGGTTGCAGGAGGCGGGTCCATCAAGGAAAACAACGTCTATCGTCAGGTTTGCGAAAGCCTGGAGGCGGCAGGCATCCAGCGCGTTGAAGCCTGGGGAGTGCAGGCCAATCCCACCCTGGAAAAAACGCGGGAATTGATTGAACTGGCAAAGAAGGAAGGGGTGGACAGCATTCTGGCTGTTGGCGGCGGCAGCGTTATCGACAGTGCCAAAGCCACGGCGGCGGGTTTTTATCTGAACGACATCTGGGCGGCATACACCGGCGAGGAGGCTGTGGAAAAGGCTTTGCCAATTTTCACCGTGCTCACCCTTTCGGCTTCGGGCAGTGAAATGAACGGCGGCGCCGTGATTACCAACACCGAATTGAAACAAAAATGGGGCATGACTTCGCCGCTGCTTTTCCCCAAGGTTTCCATCGTGGACCCCGCCGTGCAATGCAGCCTTCCTTTCCACCAAACCGTGAATGGCGCTTTGGACGCCATCGCTCATATCTTGGAATATTTCTTCATGGACGAGCGCGCGGAGGCGACTTTGGCGATAAATTCGGCCCTGCTGAGAACCATCATCGCCATGACAGACCGGCTTCAGGAAAATTCCTGTGATCTTTCCGCTCGCATGAACCTTGCCTGGAGTGTGACTTTGGCGCTGAATGGCATCAGCGGCGCGGGTTTGGGGGGAGGTGACTGGGCTTGCCACGCCATCGAACACGCTTTTTCGGTTTTGGATCCAAGGATTGCCCACGGAGAGGGTTTGGGCGTGATTTTCCCCGCCTGGATCGAGTATGTGAGCGAACGGGATCCCAGCCGCTTCAGCCTTTGGGCGCGTGAAGTGCACGATTCGGACAGCGTTTCCCACGCTCTGCGCCGTTTTCGGGATAAAATCCAATCCTGGGGCTCTGCCACCAGCCTTTCCGAGCTGGGCATCCGCCAAAATCAACTGCCCGAATTGCGGGATATCATTTTGGATTCCGGTGAGCTGGGCAAGGTGATAAAGCTTGGCCCCGCCGATATTGAAGCCCTGTTGATGCTGGCTTTTTGA
- the lepB gene encoding signal peptidase I: protein MKEKIRKKGRKQDYQKPDYTITPVAEGKKFRRRKPWLQDWIEAILFAFVVAMIIRNYSFQNFMIPSPSMEKTLLTGDYLVANKLKYFFTDPKREDIVTFRYPKIEENTPEHPDYKDNFIKIFHPIYINKAESFSKWPPTWFHISYYARKNVVKRVIGMPGDIVELRDKQVYVNGKLFKGGYECYDIPIPTPPDAPQQIIAHSFQEGEIDRIITVSDWYKPHIVPADSSKGIPDRKIYNRDWFGPIRVPEGKYFVLGDNRDVSEDSRYWGFLDRSDITGTPWLIFFSKGIEYNKLYDSPHIRWDRMFRMAGKKKTPARSG, encoded by the coding sequence ATGAAAGAAAAAATCAGAAAAAAAGGCAGAAAACAGGATTATCAAAAGCCTGATTATACCATCACACCCGTGGCTGAGGGGAAAAAATTCCGCCGCCGCAAACCTTGGCTGCAGGATTGGATTGAAGCCATCTTGTTCGCCTTCGTGGTGGCGATGATTATTCGCAATTACAGCTTTCAAAACTTCATGATCCCTTCGCCGTCGATGGAAAAAACCCTGCTGACGGGTGATTACCTCGTGGCAAACAAGCTCAAGTATTTTTTCACCGACCCCAAACGTGAGGACATCGTTACCTTCCGCTATCCAAAAATCGAGGAAAACACACCGGAGCATCCGGATTATAAAGACAATTTCATCAAGATTTTCCATCCCATTTATATCAACAAGGCGGAAAGCTTTTCAAAATGGCCGCCAACCTGGTTTCACATCAGCTATTACGCGCGGAAAAACGTGGTGAAACGGGTGATTGGCATGCCGGGGGACATAGTTGAACTGCGAGACAAGCAGGTTTACGTGAACGGGAAGCTTTTTAAGGGCGGATATGAATGTTATGATATACCGATTCCCACCCCTCCGGATGCGCCGCAGCAGATTATTGCCCACAGTTTTCAGGAAGGCGAAATTGACCGCATCATCACGGTTTCGGATTGGTATAAGCCCCACATCGTGCCTGCGGACAGCAGCAAAGGCATTCCCGATCGCAAGATTTACAACCGCGACTGGTTTGGTCCCATCCGGGTTCCCGAAGGAAAGTATTTTGTTTTGGGAGACAACCGCGACGTGAGCGAAGACAGCCGCTATTGGGGCTTTTTGGACCGTAGCGATATCACGGGCACACCCTGGCTCATTTTCTTTTCCAAGGGCATTGAATACAATAAGCTTTACGATAGCCCGCACATTCGCTGGGATCGCATGTTCCGCATGGCCGGAAAGAAAAAGACTCCGGCGCGGTCTGGCTAA